One genomic window of Helicobacter canis includes the following:
- a CDS encoding flavodoxin, translating to MEKVGIFYGSDGGNSKNAAEQVAAELGNAELIDVASASKDQLASFKNLILVTPTYGSGDLQTDWEDFLDSLSGGDFAGKVVGLVGLGDQDTYSDTFCDGISHIYNKAKDSATIVGQTATDGYEFSDSQSVVDGKFVGLALDEDNQDDKTAERIKAWVADIKGKLA from the coding sequence ATGGAAAAGGTTGGAATTTTTTATGGTAGCGATGGCGGTAATTCAAAAAACGCAGCAGAGCAAGTCGCAGCAGAGCTTGGCAATGCAGAGCTTATCGATGTAGCAAGTGCGAGCAAAGATCAGCTTGCATCATTTAAGAATCTTATCCTTGTTACACCTACTTATGGTAGTGGTGATTTGCAAACTGATTGGGAAGACTTCTTAGATTCTCTAAGTGGCGGTGATTTTGCCGGAAAAGTTGTAGGGCTTGTAGGGCTTGGTGATCAAGACACTTACTCTGATACATTCTGTGATGGGATCTCTCATATCTACAACAAAGCAAAAGATAGTGCTACAATCGTAGGGCAAACTGCAACAGATGGATATGAATTCTCTGATTCTCAATCTGTTGTTGATGGCAAGTTTGTGGGCTTGGCTCTTGATGAAGATAATCAAGATGACAAAACAGCTGAGAGAATCAAAGCGTGGGTTGCTGATATTAAAGGTAAGCTTGCATAG
- a CDS encoding cation:dicarboxylate symporter family transporter has product MRKHRHSPIHHRFLKSLVFWVLLGLVLGVVFGIIGNLHHSHPNAVVTFFYHFCIESKSYTFDPFIKGLKLLMGPIIFLTIITGIIRLEDLKTLGGLGLKTLIYFEVVSTFALVIGVVFGEVLKPGHGMHLDVASLDAQSVEGYIAQGASNQAQSVGEEIYHILLSAIPHDPITPFVEGKTLQVLVMALIVAILLSFAAPSFKEKCLKYFESMQETFFKVLTILIWYSPLATFGAMAYLIAHFGFSSIGGMIMLLLTMALSILAFIFVVLGIICKIGGINIFKLMRFIYAEVLVVFATSSSETALAPLMRKLERAGVQKASVGLIMPTGYSFNLDATNIYLSLAVIFLSQAFDIHISFVQTMTLILILMISSKGAVGVTGSGFIVLAGTLAALTTADGSQLIPAVSVAAILGIDKFLSEMRAVGNLCGNVIACVMVSIWDKRIDKERFLYALDHPEEFKVV; this is encoded by the coding sequence ATGAGAAAACATCGCCACTCTCCTATACATCATAGGTTTTTAAAGAGTCTTGTGTTTTGGGTGTTGCTTGGGCTTGTGCTTGGCGTGGTATTTGGGATCATCGGGAATTTACACCATAGCCACCCAAATGCTGTGGTAACATTTTTCTATCACTTCTGTATAGAGTCTAAATCCTACACCTTTGACCCGTTTATCAAAGGGCTAAAGCTTCTTATGGGTCCTATTATATTTTTGACCATTATTACAGGGATCATCCGCCTTGAAGACTTGAAGACACTAGGTGGGCTTGGGCTAAAGACACTTATTTATTTTGAAGTTGTTAGCACATTTGCGCTTGTGATTGGCGTGGTGTTTGGCGAGGTGCTAAAGCCAGGACACGGAATGCACCTTGATGTAGCCAGCCTTGATGCCCAGAGTGTAGAGGGCTATATCGCTCAAGGTGCGAGCAATCAAGCCCAGAGTGTAGGTGAAGAAATCTATCACATTCTATTAAGCGCGATTCCACACGACCCTATCACGCCATTTGTCGAGGGGAAGACATTGCAGGTGCTAGTAATGGCATTGATCGTGGCTATCTTGCTCTCTTTTGCAGCACCTAGCTTTAAAGAAAAATGCTTGAAATATTTTGAGAGTATGCAAGAGACATTTTTCAAAGTGCTAACGATTTTGATCTGGTATAGCCCGCTAGCGACCTTTGGGGCTATGGCATATCTTATCGCGCATTTTGGGTTTAGCTCCATTGGCGGAATGATTATGCTGCTGCTGACTATGGCATTATCGATTTTGGCGTTTATTTTTGTGGTGCTTGGGATCATTTGCAAAATCGGTGGGATCAATATCTTTAAGCTTATGCGCTTTATTTATGCAGAAGTGCTTGTGGTATTTGCCACCTCTAGTAGCGAGACGGCTCTAGCCCCGCTTATGCGTAAGCTTGAGCGTGCTGGGGTGCAGAAAGCAAGTGTAGGGCTGATTATGCCAACAGGCTATAGCTTCAATCTTGATGCGACAAATATTTATCTAAGTCTAGCGGTGATATTTCTCTCTCAAGCCTTTGATATTCACATTAGCTTTGTGCAGACGATGACGCTTATACTTATTTTGATGATTTCATCAAAGGGTGCGGTTGGTGTTACAGGCAGTGGCTTTATCGTCCTAGCGGGCACGCTTGCGGCACTAACGACAGCCGATGGTAGCCAGCTTATCCCAGCAGTGAGTGTGGCAGCGATACTTGGGATTGATAAATTTTTGAGCGAGATGCGTGCGGTTGGGAATCTATGTGGCAATGTGATTGCTTGTGTGATGGTGAGCATTTGGGATAAGCGTATAGACAAGGAGCGTTTCCTCTATGCGCTTGATCACCCAGAAGAGTTCAAAGTCGTATAG